In one Salvelinus sp. IW2-2015 linkage group LG26, ASM291031v2, whole genome shotgun sequence genomic region, the following are encoded:
- the LOC111952857 gene encoding lipoprotein lipase-like isoform X1: protein MKGLQAQCLYFLVLNSVLYVSSLEEDHYVHTLDNLMDNFKDLFQKNDATPHAYTKFSLRKSLMPEXDICYIIPGNPESLKECTFNSTSKTFLVIHGWTVSGLFESWVAKLVSALYEREQDANVIVVDWLYAAQNHYPVAAQNTKMVGQEIAHFIDWLEEATDIPLENLHLIGYSLGAHVAGFAGSHASNKVGRITGLDPAGPDFEGEHAHHRLSPDDAHFVDVLHTFTRGSLGFSIGIQQPVGHVDIYPNGGSFQPGCNLQSTLETISKYGLFAITDIPRCSHERSIHLFIDSLVNEQEASMAYRCGSNDMFDRGMCLSCRKNHCNTVGYNIRKIRMTRSIKMYTKTKDFMPFRVYHYQLKIHFSSKVDRSEMEPSLTVSLIGTKGEVEDLKLTLKEKITTNKTHSFLLVAEKDIGDLLMVKFKWQESTNWSASSMLKMVSSWWSDDSVDSEVEVHKIRIRVGETQKKMVFCIKGPHALSLQQEVTFVKCKMNGKKQT from the exons ATAATTTAATGGACAACTTCAAGGACTTGTTTCAAAAGAACGATGCCACTCCTCATGCCTACACCAAATTCTCCCTCCGGAAGTCATTGATGCCAGAASATGACATCTGTTACATCATCCCCGGCAACCCCGAGTCTCTCAAAGAATGCACTTTCAACAGCACCTCTAAAACATTCCTTGTGATCCATGGCTGGACA GTGAGCGGCTTGTTTGAGAGCTGGGTGGCCAAACTGGTGTCAGCGCTGtatgagagagagcaggatgcCAATGTGATCGTGGTGGACTGGCTGTACGCAGCCCAGAACCACTATCCTGTAGCCGCCCAGAACACCAAGATGGTGGGACAAGAGATCGCTCACTTCATTGACTGGCTGGAG GAGGCAACCGACATCCCTCTTGAAAACCTCCACCTCATTGGCTACAGTCTGGGTGCTCATGTGGCAGGATTCGCTGGGAGTCACGCCTCTAATAAAGTGGGCAGAATAACTG GTCTTGACCCAGCCGGTCCAGACTTTGAGGGAGAGCATGCTCACCACCGCCTGTCCCCAGATGATGCTCACTTTGTGGACGTTCTTCACACCTTCACGCGGGGCTCTCTGGGCTTCAGCATCGGCATCCAGCAGCCTGTGGGTCATGTGGACATATACCCCAATGGAGGCAGTTTCCAGCCAGGCTGCAATCTGCAAAGCACCCTGGAGACTATTTCCAAATATGGTCTCTTTG CCATCACTGACATTCCCAGATGTTCCCATGAGCGTTCCATTCACCTGTTCATCGACTCCCTGGTCAACGAGCAGGAGGCCAGCATGGCATATCGCTGCGGGAGCAACGATATGTTCGACCGCGGAATGTGCCTCAGCTGCCGCAAGAACCACTGTAACACCGTGGGCTACAACATCAGAAAGATTCGCATGACACGCAGCATTAAGATGTACACCAAGACCAAAGACTTCATGCCGTTCAGAGTCTATCATTACCAGCTGAAGATCCACTTCTCCAGCAAGGTGGACAGGTCTGAGATGGAGCCTTCACTGACAGTCTCTCTGATTGGAACCAAAGGAGAGGTTGAAGACCTCAAGCTGACATT AAAGGAGAAGATAACGACCAATAAGACCCATTCCTTCCTGTTGGTAGCGGAGAAAGACATAGGTGACCTCCTGATGGTAAAGTTCAAGTGGCAGGAGTCTACTAACTGGTCAGCCTCGTCCATGCTCAAAATGGTGTCATCTTGGTGGTCAGATGACTCTGTGGATTCTGAAGTGGAGGTTCACAAAATACGCATCAGAGTCGGGGAGACGCAGAAAAA GATGGTGTTCTGCATTAAAGGTCCTCATGCCCTCAGCTTACAACAGGAAGTGACGTTTGTAAAATGCAAAATGAatgggaaaaaacaaacataa
- the LOC111952857 gene encoding lipoprotein lipase-like isoform X2 — MKGLQAQCLYFLVLNSVLYVSSLEEDHYVHTLDNLMDNFKDLFQKNDATPHAYTKFSLRKSLMPEXDICYIIPGNPESLKECTFNSTSKTFLVIHGWTVSGLFESWVAKLVSALYEREQDANVIVVDWLYAAQNHYPVAAQNTKMVGQEIAHFIDWLEEATDIPLENLHLIGYSLGAHVAGFAGSHASNKVGRITGLDPAGPDFEGEHAHHRLSPDDAHFVDVLHTFTRGSLGFSIGIQQPVGHVDIYPNGGSFQPGCNLQSTLETISKYGLFAITDIPRCSHERSIHLFIDSLVNEQEASMAYRCGSNDMFDRGMCLSCRKNHCNTVGYNIRKIRMTRSIKMYTKTKDFMPFRVYHYQLKIHFSSKVDRSEMEPSLTVSLIGTKGEVEDLKLTL; from the exons ATAATTTAATGGACAACTTCAAGGACTTGTTTCAAAAGAACGATGCCACTCCTCATGCCTACACCAAATTCTCCCTCCGGAAGTCATTGATGCCAGAASATGACATCTGTTACATCATCCCCGGCAACCCCGAGTCTCTCAAAGAATGCACTTTCAACAGCACCTCTAAAACATTCCTTGTGATCCATGGCTGGACA GTGAGCGGCTTGTTTGAGAGCTGGGTGGCCAAACTGGTGTCAGCGCTGtatgagagagagcaggatgcCAATGTGATCGTGGTGGACTGGCTGTACGCAGCCCAGAACCACTATCCTGTAGCCGCCCAGAACACCAAGATGGTGGGACAAGAGATCGCTCACTTCATTGACTGGCTGGAG GAGGCAACCGACATCCCTCTTGAAAACCTCCACCTCATTGGCTACAGTCTGGGTGCTCATGTGGCAGGATTCGCTGGGAGTCACGCCTCTAATAAAGTGGGCAGAATAACTG GTCTTGACCCAGCCGGTCCAGACTTTGAGGGAGAGCATGCTCACCACCGCCTGTCCCCAGATGATGCTCACTTTGTGGACGTTCTTCACACCTTCACGCGGGGCTCTCTGGGCTTCAGCATCGGCATCCAGCAGCCTGTGGGTCATGTGGACATATACCCCAATGGAGGCAGTTTCCAGCCAGGCTGCAATCTGCAAAGCACCCTGGAGACTATTTCCAAATATGGTCTCTTTG CCATCACTGACATTCCCAGATGTTCCCATGAGCGTTCCATTCACCTGTTCATCGACTCCCTGGTCAACGAGCAGGAGGCCAGCATGGCATATCGCTGCGGGAGCAACGATATGTTCGACCGCGGAATGTGCCTCAGCTGCCGCAAGAACCACTGTAACACCGTGGGCTACAACATCAGAAAGATTCGCATGACACGCAGCATTAAGATGTACACCAAGACCAAAGACTTCATGCCGTTCAGAGTCTATCATTACCAGCTGAAGATCCACTTCTCCAGCAAGGTGGACAGGTCTGAGATGGAGCCTTCACTGACAGTCTCTCTGATTGGAACCAAAGGAGAGGTTGAAGACCTCAAGCTGACATTGTGA